Proteins encoded together in one Chitinophaga varians window:
- the recA gene encoding recombinase RecA, giving the protein MSTANTEKLKALRLTMDKIEKDFGKGSVMMMGEKAEAPMEVISSGSLGLDIALGIGGFPKGRIIEIYGPESSGKTTVAIHTIAEAQKKGGICAIVDAEHAFDSSYARRLGVDVDSLLISQPDHGEQALEIADRLILSGAVDVVVVDSVAALVPKSELEGEMGESKMGLQARLMSQALRKLTATISKTNCCCIFINQLREKIGVMFGNPETTTGGNALKFYASVRLDIRRMSQIKDGDEAVGNRVKVKVVKNKVAPPFRQAEFDIIYGQGISKMGEIIDMGVEYGIIQKSGSWFSYDSNKLGQGRDAVKQLLSDNPELSAEIEAKIKLKIAEKQEEA; this is encoded by the coding sequence ATGTCTACAGCCAATACAGAAAAACTGAAGGCGTTACGCCTTACAATGGATAAGATTGAGAAAGATTTCGGTAAGGGATCTGTGATGATGATGGGCGAAAAAGCAGAAGCTCCAATGGAAGTAATTTCTTCCGGTTCACTGGGGCTTGATATCGCACTGGGCATTGGCGGTTTTCCGAAAGGAAGGATTATTGAGATCTATGGTCCTGAATCTTCCGGTAAAACTACCGTAGCGATCCATACGATTGCTGAAGCACAGAAAAAAGGTGGTATTTGTGCCATTGTGGACGCGGAGCACGCCTTTGACAGCAGCTATGCCCGCAGACTGGGCGTGGATGTGGACTCTCTCCTGATTTCACAGCCAGACCATGGTGAGCAGGCGCTGGAAATTGCAGACCGTCTGATTTTATCCGGAGCAGTAGACGTAGTAGTAGTGGACTCTGTAGCCGCGCTGGTACCGAAAAGCGAACTGGAAGGTGAAATGGGAGAAAGTAAAATGGGCCTGCAGGCACGTTTGATGTCCCAGGCGCTGCGTAAGCTGACAGCCACCATCTCCAAAACCAACTGCTGCTGCATATTCATTAACCAGTTGCGTGAAAAAATCGGTGTTATGTTCGGTAACCCTGAAACCACTACCGGTGGTAACGCCCTGAAGTTTTATGCATCCGTAAGGCTGGACATCCGTCGTATGAGCCAGATTAAAGACGGTGACGAAGCGGTAGGTAACCGTGTAAAAGTGAAAGTGGTGAAAAACAAGGTGGCACCACCATTCCGCCAGGCTGAATTTGATATCATCTATGGTCAGGGTATCTCCAAAATGGGCGAGATCATCGACATGGGCGTAGAATACGGTATCATCCAGAAAAGCGGTAGCTGGTTCAGCTACGACTCCAATAAACTGGGCCAGGGCCGTGACGCAGTAAAACAATTACTGAGCGACAATCCGGAACTGTCCGCAGAAATCGAAGCAAAGATCAAACTGAAAATTGCGGAGAAACAAGAAGAGGCTTAA
- a CDS encoding alpha/beta fold hydrolase, translated as MKRTFFFLLLAFYSFHLSPLHAQTIATQDIMLSSYKYPYPVQYFKFQAQGQPLTMAYMDIQPTRPNGQTVVLLHGKNFCGAYWDSTAASLTNNGFRVIIPDQIGFGKSSKPAHLQYSFQFLAQNTKALLDTLDIHKAAILGHSMGGMLAVRFALMYPDITTKLILENPIGLEDWKVVVPYQSVDKWYHSELKQTYDKIKQYQLDNYYAGQWKPEYDKWASLQASWIHSPDYAQVAWNAALTYDMIFTQPVYYELPNIQAPTLLIIGQRDRTALGKANVAPDIRKTLGNYPELGKDAAKRIPHATLIPIEDVGHLPHIEAYTKFITPLLDFLLH; from the coding sequence ATGAAACGTACCTTTTTCTTTCTGTTGCTGGCCTTCTACAGCTTTCATCTGTCACCACTACACGCACAAACAATTGCTACACAAGACATTATGCTTTCTTCCTATAAATACCCCTACCCCGTTCAGTATTTTAAATTCCAGGCACAGGGCCAACCCCTGACCATGGCTTACATGGACATACAGCCAACCCGGCCCAACGGCCAGACGGTAGTGCTGCTACATGGCAAAAATTTCTGTGGCGCCTACTGGGACAGCACCGCCGCCAGCCTCACCAACAACGGCTTCCGTGTTATCATCCCAGATCAGATAGGCTTCGGTAAATCCTCCAAACCGGCACACCTCCAATACAGTTTTCAGTTTTTAGCACAAAACACCAAAGCCCTCCTGGACACGCTCGATATCCACAAAGCCGCCATTCTCGGGCATTCCATGGGAGGAATGCTGGCTGTCCGCTTCGCCCTGATGTACCCCGATATCACCACTAAACTGATCCTGGAAAACCCCATCGGCCTGGAAGACTGGAAAGTGGTGGTTCCGTACCAATCTGTGGACAAATGGTACCACTCTGAGCTGAAACAGACCTACGACAAAATCAAACAATATCAACTGGATAATTATTACGCAGGACAATGGAAACCGGAATATGATAAATGGGCATCCCTCCAGGCCAGTTGGATTCACAGCCCCGACTACGCACAGGTAGCCTGGAACGCAGCGCTCACCTACGATATGATTTTCACGCAACCAGTGTATTATGAGCTTCCCAATATCCAGGCGCCTACCCTGCTGATTATTGGCCAGCGTGACCGTACTGCGTTGGGCAAAGCCAACGTAGCACCAGATATCCGTAAAACACTGGGCAATTACCCGGAGCTGGGAAAAGATGCGGCCAAACGCATTCCTCATGCAACGCTGATACCCATTGAAGACGTCGGGCACCTGCCTCACATAGAAGCCTATACGAAATTTATCACGCCATTACTGGACTTCCTGCTGCATTAG
- a CDS encoding ribonuclease HII, which yields MLLSHYQDELLEAGCDEAGRGCLAGPVFAAAVILPPKFRHPLLNDSKQLTAADRDKLRKVIEKKALYYAVASVDNIEIDKINILKASFRAMHLALEQLSRQPEFIIIDGNRFYAYGQTPFACIVQGDGKYASIAAASILAKTYRDEYMQRLHLEYPHFGWNENKGYPTRHHREALRAHGESPYHRKSFRLLPDEQLELDL from the coding sequence TTGCTACTATCTCATTATCAGGACGAATTATTGGAGGCTGGCTGCGATGAAGCTGGCAGAGGGTGCCTTGCGGGCCCTGTGTTTGCTGCGGCCGTGATATTACCACCGAAGTTCCGCCATCCGCTGCTCAATGATTCCAAACAGCTGACAGCAGCAGACCGGGACAAATTGCGTAAAGTAATTGAGAAAAAAGCGTTGTACTACGCTGTAGCCAGTGTAGACAATATTGAAATAGACAAGATAAACATACTGAAGGCCTCTTTCCGGGCGATGCACCTGGCATTGGAACAATTGAGCCGGCAACCGGAATTCATCATCATTGATGGTAACCGGTTTTATGCCTACGGCCAAACACCCTTTGCCTGTATTGTACAGGGAGACGGTAAATACGCATCCATTGCCGCGGCCTCTATTCTTGCCAAAACGTACCGTGATGAGTACATGCAGCGATTGCACCTGGAATATCCGCATTTTGGCTGGAATGAGAACAAAGGCTATCCGACCAGGCACCACCGCGAAGCGTTGCGGGCACACGGTGAATCACCGTATCACCGCAAGTCTTTCCGCCTGCTGCCTGATGAGCAATTGGAACTGGACCTATAG
- the typA gene encoding translational GTPase TypA translates to MNIRNIAIIAHVDHGKTTLVDKILHQTNVFRANQESGELIMDSNDLERERGITIFSKNASVEYKGTKINVIDTPGHADFGGEVERVLKMADGVILLVDAFEGPMPQTRFVLQKALQLNLKPIVVINKVDKANCRPDEVHDAVFELFFNLDATEEQLNFPTFYGSGKNGWFNSSLEQCADITPLMDGIIEHVPAPKIPEGNLQLQITSLDYSSFLGRIAVGKVTRGSIEENQWITLMQADGTAKRQKVRELYIFEALGKRKVSKVLAGDICAVVGIEDFNIGDTIADGEAPEALAVISVDEPTMNMLFGINNSPFFGKDGKFVTSRHLRDRLVKETEKNLALRVVDTDSADSFLVYGRGILHLGVLIETMRREGYELTVGQPQVIVKNIDGKKCEPYETLVVDVPQEFASKVIDLVTRRKGEMLIMETKGEMQHLEFEIPSRGLIGLRTQMLTATAGEAVMAHRFNDYKAWKGAIPGRNNGVLIAKEAGSTTAYSLDKLQDRGSFFVDPGEEVYKGMIIGENNKPGDLVVNPNEGKKLTNMRASGSDGAANIAPKILMTLEECMEYIQHDECIEVTPNFIRMRKTILDEEERKRSAKSMKAEA, encoded by the coding sequence ATGAACATTCGTAATATTGCAATTATCGCACACGTAGACCATGGTAAAACTACCCTGGTTGACAAAATTCTTCATCAGACGAACGTTTTCCGGGCCAATCAGGAATCCGGCGAACTGATCATGGACAGCAACGATCTTGAAAGAGAACGTGGTATTACCATTTTCAGTAAGAACGCTTCTGTTGAATACAAGGGCACCAAAATTAATGTGATCGATACCCCGGGCCACGCCGACTTTGGAGGTGAGGTAGAGCGCGTATTGAAAATGGCAGATGGTGTGATCCTGCTGGTGGACGCTTTTGAAGGCCCGATGCCACAGACCCGCTTTGTGTTGCAGAAAGCTTTACAGCTGAACCTGAAACCGATCGTGGTGATCAACAAAGTGGACAAAGCTAACTGCCGTCCTGATGAAGTACACGATGCTGTATTCGAATTGTTCTTCAACCTCGACGCCACTGAAGAGCAGCTGAACTTCCCAACCTTCTACGGTTCAGGTAAAAATGGCTGGTTCAACTCTTCCCTGGAGCAATGCGCTGATATCACGCCGCTGATGGATGGTATCATCGAGCACGTTCCTGCTCCTAAAATCCCGGAAGGTAACCTGCAGCTGCAGATCACTTCCCTGGATTATTCTTCTTTCCTCGGTCGTATCGCAGTAGGTAAAGTTACCCGTGGTTCTATCGAAGAAAATCAGTGGATCACCCTGATGCAGGCTGACGGTACCGCTAAAAGACAGAAGGTACGTGAGCTGTACATCTTTGAAGCTTTAGGTAAAAGAAAAGTAAGTAAGGTACTGGCCGGCGACATCTGCGCCGTTGTTGGTATCGAAGATTTTAATATTGGTGACACCATCGCTGATGGTGAAGCTCCGGAAGCACTGGCGGTGATCAGCGTAGACGAGCCTACCATGAACATGCTGTTCGGCATCAACAACTCACCTTTCTTTGGTAAAGATGGTAAGTTCGTTACTTCCCGCCACCTGCGTGACCGTCTGGTGAAAGAAACCGAAAAGAACCTGGCGCTGCGTGTAGTAGATACAGACAGTGCGGATAGCTTCCTGGTATATGGCCGTGGTATCCTCCACCTGGGCGTATTGATCGAAACCATGCGTCGTGAAGGGTATGAGCTGACTGTAGGTCAACCGCAGGTTATCGTGAAAAACATTGACGGTAAAAAATGTGAACCATACGAAACCCTGGTGGTAGACGTTCCGCAGGAATTCGCCAGCAAGGTAATTGATCTGGTAACCCGCCGTAAAGGTGAAATGCTGATCATGGAAACCAAAGGTGAAATGCAACACCTGGAATTCGAAATTCCTTCCCGTGGTCTGATCGGTCTGCGTACGCAAATGCTGACCGCTACTGCCGGCGAAGCTGTAATGGCTCACCGCTTCAATGATTACAAAGCCTGGAAAGGTGCCATCCCTGGCCGTAACAACGGTGTGCTGATCGCTAAAGAAGCTGGTTCCACTACTGCTTATTCCCTCGATAAATTACAGGACAGAGGTTCTTTCTTCGTAGATCCGGGAGAAGAAGTGTACAAAGGCATGATCATCGGTGAAAACAACAAACCCGGCGATCTGGTGGTAAACCCGAACGAAGGCAAGAAACTGACCAACATGCGCGCCAGCGGTAGCGATGGCGCTGCTAATATCGCACCTAAAATTCTGATGACACTGGAAGAATGTATGGAATACATCCAGCATGATGAGTGCATCGAAGTAACGCCTAACTTCATCCGTATGCGTAAAACCATCCTGGACGAAGAAGAGCGCAAGAGAAGTGCAAAAAGCATGAAAGCTGAAGCCTAG
- a CDS encoding patatin-like phospholipase family protein gives MKVKLFLIKTYYSFPVQLLLLHFRKYQVLLIFWVILFSTINGGFAKVFGGDALFLAPEYLGKVNFYSTAILGLATGMFIMSWQITTFILHTGRFKFLATTSQPFFRYCLNNSLIPLAFFICLIYRGWQYQRYEQLSTIPDILLLGEGFVCGALFIVFFGFFYFFNADKNIGRRLEKRFGNPRNFLRVILKPTQEPDENALPVHNYFSTPFKIRRARNVDHYNKHYLDSILKQHHFAAMITVGCALIFLMILAYMMDYEVFRIPAGASVLIFFAFLIGVAGAYSYLLQTWSIPVVLVLLFGLNWMVEHNWVDNRNKAYGLDYQQKKARPEYSVEALQRFFTRERYEADRLQTLGILKKWRSKFPGNKKPRLIVLNFSGGGSRSATWSLHVLQRLDSLLKGQLMKHTVLMSGASGGMLGASYFRELYYQQQMGKPIRLTDSIYTERVSRDLLNSVFSAMAVNDFITPWRTFTMDNKRYAKDRGYAFEMQLNQNTDNALNKVLRDYKAPEQNAEIPMLIWNATINADGRRLMISPQPVSYLCSPQYLYPTRQVRDIDGVDFAQYYANQDAMDLRVTSAIRMCATFPYVLPNTFLPSNPIVDVMDAGIRDNFGQQTTLRYLYTFSKWINENTSGVVYIQIRDTRKNDITPIKKTKDLSDLLFEPLFTMQQHWSAMQDFDQDDLVNFMEGYFPEKFHRIIFQYVPQKQDKGAALSWHLTSREKLDIAHALDNPANQSALDFVVKLMGE, from the coding sequence ATGAAGGTGAAGCTATTCCTAATAAAAACGTACTATTCTTTCCCTGTTCAGTTGCTCCTGCTGCACTTCAGGAAATATCAGGTGTTGCTCATCTTCTGGGTAATTCTTTTTAGCACGATCAATGGCGGGTTTGCCAAGGTATTCGGGGGGGATGCGCTCTTTTTAGCGCCGGAATACCTGGGAAAGGTGAATTTCTACAGTACGGCGATTCTCGGACTGGCCACCGGCATGTTTATCATGAGTTGGCAGATCACTACCTTCATCCTGCATACCGGCCGGTTTAAATTCCTGGCCACCACCTCTCAGCCTTTCTTCCGGTACTGCCTTAATAACTCGCTGATCCCGCTGGCATTTTTTATCTGTCTTATTTATCGCGGATGGCAGTACCAGCGATATGAACAACTCAGCACCATTCCCGATATCCTGTTGCTGGGAGAGGGATTTGTCTGTGGCGCCCTGTTTATCGTGTTTTTCGGGTTCTTTTACTTTTTTAATGCCGATAAAAACATTGGGCGAAGGCTGGAGAAACGTTTTGGCAACCCGCGCAATTTCCTGCGGGTAATCCTTAAGCCCACACAGGAGCCTGACGAGAATGCGCTGCCCGTGCACAACTACTTCTCGACGCCCTTTAAAATCCGCCGGGCACGGAATGTGGACCACTACAACAAACACTATCTCGACAGTATCCTCAAACAGCACCACTTTGCCGCGATGATCACGGTGGGGTGTGCCTTGATTTTTTTGATGATACTGGCCTATATGATGGACTATGAAGTATTCAGGATTCCTGCCGGCGCGAGTGTGCTGATCTTTTTCGCCTTTCTGATCGGCGTGGCAGGCGCTTATTCTTATTTGTTGCAGACATGGTCTATCCCGGTAGTGCTGGTGTTATTGTTTGGGCTTAACTGGATGGTGGAGCACAATTGGGTAGACAACCGGAATAAGGCATACGGACTTGATTATCAGCAGAAAAAAGCGCGACCGGAGTATAGTGTGGAGGCTTTGCAGCGGTTCTTTACCCGTGAGCGGTATGAAGCAGACAGGCTACAGACCCTCGGAATTCTGAAGAAATGGCGGAGCAAATTTCCGGGGAATAAAAAGCCACGCCTGATCGTGCTGAATTTCAGCGGCGGCGGCAGCCGTTCCGCTACCTGGTCGCTCCACGTGCTGCAGCGGCTGGACAGCCTCCTGAAGGGGCAACTGATGAAACATACCGTACTGATGAGCGGTGCGTCTGGAGGCATGTTGGGCGCCAGTTATTTCAGAGAGCTGTATTATCAGCAGCAGATGGGAAAACCTATCCGGTTAACAGACAGCATCTATACCGAGCGTGTTTCGCGGGACTTGTTGAATTCTGTATTCAGCGCCATGGCCGTGAATGATTTTATCACGCCCTGGCGCACTTTCACGATGGACAACAAACGGTATGCAAAAGACCGTGGTTATGCCTTTGAAATGCAATTGAACCAGAACACTGACAATGCCCTGAATAAGGTACTGAGAGACTACAAAGCGCCGGAGCAAAATGCAGAGATCCCGATGCTGATCTGGAATGCCACCATCAATGCAGACGGGCGCCGGCTGATGATTTCGCCACAGCCGGTCAGCTACCTGTGCAGCCCGCAGTACCTGTATCCCACGAGGCAGGTGCGCGATATCGACGGCGTTGATTTTGCGCAATACTATGCCAACCAGGACGCCATGGACCTGCGGGTTACCAGTGCCATCCGGATGTGTGCCACTTTCCCTTATGTGTTGCCCAATACCTTTTTGCCCAGCAATCCCATTGTAGACGTAATGGATGCCGGTATCAGGGATAATTTCGGCCAACAGACAACGCTGCGTTATCTCTATACTTTCAGTAAGTGGATCAACGAAAACACCAGCGGGGTGGTGTATATACAGATCAGGGACACCCGCAAGAACGATATTACCCCGATCAAAAAGACCAAAGACCTCAGTGACCTGCTGTTTGAGCCGTTGTTTACGATGCAGCAGCATTGGAGCGCCATGCAGGATTTTGATCAGGATGACCTGGTCAATTTCATGGAGGGATATTTCCCTGAAAAATTCCATCGCATTATTTTCCAGTACGTACCACAGAAACAGGACAAAGGCGCGGCACTGTCCTGGCATCTCACTTCCCGGGAAAAGCTGGATATTGCCCATGCGCTTGATAATCCGGCGAATCAGAGCGCGCTGGATTTTGTTGTTAAACTGATGGGAGAATAG
- the rpoN gene encoding RNA polymerase factor sigma-54, translating to MLKQTQQQKLLQKLSPQQIQLMKLLQVPTVNLEERIKEELEENPALEYGEDTHEDEFKEQEDFDAKTDSEGDEEDDFEPDGSESEYDNIDISEYVSDGDDDVADYKLRDDNYPDPDESNKTIPIRVETSFHEHLLSQLGMLELDDHQNAIAEHIIGSIDDDGYLRREVSAMVDDLSFSQNIDTTEEEIRELIKKIQDFDPAGVCATDLKECLLLQLKRKPQDDEGVHTAYLILENYFDEFTKKHYEKIQKALSLSDEGLKASINQIIKLNPKPGGNYATLNKAESYVLPDFFIMNNAGKLELTLNSRNAPDLRISGGYRDMLREYDRGDKKDKRQKEAVLFIKQKIDAAKWFIDAIKQRQHTLLSTMESIMDYQREFFLTGDETTMKPMILKDIADRTQLDISTVSRVANSKYVQTEFGTFKLKFFFSESLSTDSGEEVSTREVKKILSDLIEAENKRKPLSDENLTKMLQDKGYNIARRTVAKYREQLNIPVARLRKEL from the coding sequence ATGCTAAAGCAGACACAACAGCAAAAGTTATTACAGAAGCTTTCACCACAGCAGATTCAGCTAATGAAGTTGCTGCAGGTGCCTACTGTCAACCTCGAAGAAAGGATTAAAGAAGAACTGGAAGAAAACCCTGCCCTCGAATACGGTGAAGACACGCACGAAGATGAATTCAAAGAGCAGGAAGATTTTGATGCCAAAACTGACAGTGAGGGTGATGAGGAAGACGATTTTGAGCCGGATGGCAGTGAAAGCGAATATGACAATATTGATATTTCTGAATATGTAAGTGACGGAGATGATGACGTGGCGGATTATAAACTGCGGGACGACAACTATCCCGATCCGGACGAGAGCAACAAAACCATTCCTATCCGGGTGGAAACATCCTTCCACGAACATCTTTTGAGCCAGCTGGGGATGCTCGAACTCGACGATCACCAGAACGCCATTGCCGAACACATTATCGGCAGCATTGACGATGATGGTTATCTGCGCCGGGAAGTGAGCGCGATGGTGGACGACCTCTCCTTCTCCCAGAACATAGACACTACCGAAGAAGAAATCCGGGAGCTGATCAAAAAGATCCAGGACTTTGATCCTGCCGGCGTATGCGCCACCGATCTGAAAGAGTGCCTGCTGCTGCAACTGAAACGGAAGCCGCAGGACGATGAAGGCGTACATACCGCCTACCTGATCCTCGAAAATTACTTCGACGAGTTTACCAAGAAACACTACGAAAAGATACAGAAAGCGTTGAGCCTGAGCGATGAAGGCCTGAAAGCCTCCATCAATCAGATTATCAAGCTGAATCCCAAGCCCGGCGGCAATTATGCCACGCTCAACAAGGCGGAGAGTTATGTATTGCCGGACTTTTTCATCATGAACAATGCCGGTAAACTGGAGCTGACGCTGAATTCCCGCAATGCGCCTGACCTGCGGATTTCCGGCGGCTATAGGGACATGCTGCGGGAATATGACCGCGGGGATAAAAAAGACAAGCGCCAGAAAGAGGCCGTGTTGTTTATCAAGCAGAAAATTGATGCCGCCAAATGGTTCATCGATGCCATCAAACAGCGGCAACACACGCTGCTATCCACCATGGAGTCTATCATGGACTATCAGCGGGAGTTTTTCCTGACCGGTGATGAAACCACGATGAAGCCGATGATCCTGAAGGACATTGCTGACCGTACCCAACTGGACATCTCCACGGTGAGCCGTGTGGCGAACAGTAAATATGTACAGACGGAATTCGGCACTTTCAAGCTGAAATTCTTTTTCTCCGAGTCCCTGTCTACCGACAGCGGAGAGGAAGTATCCACCCGCGAAGTGAAAAAGATTTTATCAGACCTGATAGAAGCGGAAAACAAGCGGAAGCCACTGAGTGACGAGAATCTTACCAAGATGCTGCAGGACAAGGGTTATAATATTGCCCGCCGTACGGTAGCCAAATACAGGGAACAGTTGAATATACCGGTTGCCCGTTTACGTAAAGAATTATAA
- a CDS encoding COX15/CtaA family protein produces METVDIKNNRPVAIWLYIGVGMLVIQVLLGGLTRLTGSGLSITEWQPLLGAFPPMNEAAWQKAFDGYKQIAQYKYVNNHFTLSDFKFIYFWEWLHRDWARLIGVVFIIPFIYFIVKKKISKEMINPMIVLFVLGGLQGLIGWIMVRSGLNDENLYVSHIRLAIHFMSALVLLCYLFWFALKISVPGKEILQVPSLKRLNVWLLALVTVQLIYGAFMAGLHAALVANTWPDINGAWVPAGMFSQGGFLTDIVHNTITIQFIHRGLAYLITILIAVWWWKSAQTPANSLLHAIRYLPLLLVLLQVLLGVLTLLNSQVKIPITYGILHQCVGMLLLLSLVWTLYLSRAPQD; encoded by the coding sequence GTGATCCAGGTGTTATTGGGAGGGCTGACCCGGTTAACCGGCTCCGGCCTGTCGATTACAGAGTGGCAACCCTTGTTGGGCGCTTTTCCGCCAATGAATGAAGCTGCCTGGCAGAAAGCCTTTGACGGATATAAGCAGATTGCGCAATATAAATACGTCAACAATCACTTTACTTTATCAGATTTTAAATTCATCTATTTCTGGGAGTGGCTGCATCGTGACTGGGCGCGTTTAATCGGAGTGGTATTTATTATACCGTTTATTTATTTCATTGTTAAGAAGAAGATCAGCAAAGAGATGATCAACCCGATGATTGTGCTGTTTGTGCTCGGAGGCCTGCAGGGCCTTATCGGCTGGATCATGGTAAGGAGCGGTCTGAACGATGAAAACCTCTATGTAAGCCATATCCGGCTGGCCATACACTTTATGTCGGCGTTGGTGCTGCTGTGTTATCTCTTCTGGTTCGCGTTGAAAATCAGCGTTCCTGGTAAAGAAATCCTCCAGGTTCCTTCCCTGAAACGGTTAAACGTCTGGCTACTGGCCCTTGTGACAGTACAGTTGATATACGGTGCTTTTATGGCGGGCCTGCATGCCGCACTGGTAGCCAATACCTGGCCGGACATTAATGGTGCCTGGGTGCCTGCGGGCATGTTTTCCCAGGGTGGTTTTCTGACAGATATCGTACACAATACCATCACTATTCAGTTTATACACCGCGGGCTTGCCTACCTGATTACCATTCTTATCGCCGTATGGTGGTGGAAATCAGCGCAAACACCGGCTAACAGTCTGCTGCATGCTATCCGTTACCTGCCGTTGCTGCTGGTATTGCTGCAGGTACTGCTGGGTGTACTTACGCTGCTCAACAGCCAGGTGAAAATACCGATCACCTACGGCATCCTTCACCAGTGCGTAGGTATGCTGCTATTGCTTTCGCTGGTATGGACACTATACCTCAGCAGAGCGCCACAGGATTAA